From Triticum aestivum cultivar Chinese Spring chromosome 4A, IWGSC CS RefSeq v2.1, whole genome shotgun sequence, a single genomic window includes:
- the LOC123081612 gene encoding protein XRI1: MPPVATASRARSSPPLPVLSSSRRPSDPPSRPRAADHPAATENPAPAAGGKPFLLSVPTVTEEALPPLCAVQMEGLDVARLAWDCLNRDDDDDEELLRLLGNQTPLRDCHAFLDIGDITCEETLDLEEYREPKRRRILEYSSEVNQPDGRDHEMGSNFVTSEVTEASLICTDEPQSLNWDMQQDSDILDMISSLSNGAPYEPSDNQLENYSDGSTIYYTPDQMTPTQESVTYMDCQTDMPGTSEIAPATENLIMQETNKLSMLKVSKGGSSMIKMKQNLTTFMTCPFTLIKPYWEEGNVTLKDINQLIHAPPKQPPEILGMSAFSGKPVIGKTRIRTEGGKGSITILRTKG; this comes from the exons ATGCCCCCCGTCGCAACGGCTAGTCGTGCCCgatcctcccctcccctccccgtcCTGTCCTCGTCGCGCCGCCCCTCCGATCCCCCTTCGCGCCCCCGCGCCGCCGACCACCCAGCAGCCACGGAGAATC CTGCACCGGCGGCGGGAGGGAAGCCGTTCCTGCTGTCCGTGCCGACGGTCACCGAGGAGGCGCTACCTCCGCTCTGCGCCGTCCAGATGGAGGGACTG GATGTTGCTAGGTTGGCGTGGGATTGCCTCAAccgagatgatgatgatgatgaagagctcCTGAGATTACTGGGAAATCAAACTCCTCTGCGAGACTGCCATGCCTTCCTTGACATTGGGG ATATCACCTGCGAGGAGACACTGGACCTGGAGGAATATCGGGAACCGAAGCGGCGACGCATATTGGAGTATTCTTCTGAGGTTAATCAGCCGGATGGTCGAGATCATGAAATGGGTTCTAATTTTGTCACATCTGAG GTAACAGAGGCTTCACTGATTTGCACTGACGAACCACAGAGCTTAAACTGGGATATGCAGCAAGATTCAGATATTTTAG ATATGATAAGTTCCTTGTCAAATGGGGCACCCTACGAGCCATCAGATAATCAGTTGGAAAACTACTCTGATGGATCTACTATCTACTACACACCTGATCAAAT GACTCCTACCCAGGAGAGCGTTACATATATGGATTGCCAAACTGATATGCCAG GAACAAGTGAGATTGCACCGGCAACAGAGAATCTCATAATGCAGGAGACTAACAAACTTTCTATGCTAAAAGTATCTAAAG GAGGAAGCTCGATGATCAAGATGAAGCAAAATTTAACTACATTTATGACATGCCCATTTACCCTTATAAAACCATATTGGGAAGAAGGAAACGTCACTCTGAAGGATATAAATCAGCTAATCCATGCTCCTCCGAAGCAGCCTCCAGAAATCCTGGGAATGTCAGCTTTTTCTGGCAAGCCAGTGATTGGCAAGACCAGAATCAGAACAGAAGGGGGGAAAGGCAGCATCACAATACTAAGAACAAAGGGCTGA